A stretch of DNA from Lycium ferocissimum isolate CSIRO_LF1 chromosome 4, AGI_CSIRO_Lferr_CH_V1, whole genome shotgun sequence:
ACAATCAGCAATACACACGTTGAAAAATACATAAACTCATATATTGGAAGAAATGAAGAATTTACCTCAGAGTTTCACAAATGCTATTGCTTCTTTGTCATTTTAACAATTGTTTCCCACTTGGGATCACTAGGCAGTGGCTTAGAAGGCTGGTTAGTAGGATTTAGTACTGTCCCTATATAAGCCCGTGAAGGTGCATTCTTTGTGGATAAAGTGCGGCAAAGCCATGAATCTGATGGAGATTTTGGTAAAGGTGGCGGAACAGGAAAAAACTCCGGATGCACTTTGCACGAGTTTTCTAAACCTTCTCTTCTCTGAATCGGCTTTCTGGTTTTTTCTCTACCTTCACTGTCAGGTACTATTTTAGCTGAAGAATCCATTTTATGCACAGTATCTATGTACAAAGTTTTCTCTACAACAGGAGTTAAAACATCCACTTCATGAAATCTTTGGCTGGGTCTTTCCTCCAAGCCCAAGCACTTGACCTCAGGATTAGTGCTAATGATTGTATTATTCTTGTAAATATCATTAGCATAAGTTGAATCGGCCCTGCCCTTGACATCGTTCTTATCCTCGTGTAGTTGAGTTGTTACGGATCCAACTACAGACCTTTGCTCACTTATATCAGATGTTGATTGCTGTACAAGAATTATAATTACAgtttaatcaaagaaaatttgAGTGAGAAAGTTAGCACCATGAGAGTGCATGAAGTAAAGCAATGAGCTGCGGAAAAATGACAGAAGTAGTCCGTTATCTTTGgtagtaggttcaaaatagtcccttaagtatcaACTGAGCAgctttggtcctttaagtttgtcaatGTGAGCACTTTCAGTCTCCGTCAAATGTGTATCAAACTCTGATTGTTACATTTAACCGGAATTGTGGAAAAAAGTTAACCAGAAAAACTagaaattttcttcaaaatttctgAAACCGCGAGATAAAAAGAACTACACTAGAAGCAAAAAATAACTGAAATTGCTCCTAAAAAAGTTGCACAAACTCTGGAAATAGActaaaataacataaactaCAATATTTGTCATTCCAAATGTGAGTTCCCGGTAAATACTTTCTATTTTCACAGTTCCAATTAAATTTAACAACCAGAGTTTGGTAAACATCTGATGGAGACCTAAAGTGTTCATATTTGACaaatttaaaggaccaaaattgtTCAAGCGATACTTAAGGGACTACTTTGAACCTACTACCAAAGATAAGGGACAATTTTTGCCATTTTCGCAATGAGGTGCCAAGAAGAAAAGTATGGAAGTTCATACCTCATTCTCGGTTCCGCTACAAGAAGCAGTAGAAGAGGACCCCGTTCGTGTTCTACTGACAGGAGACACGGGTATTCGAGTTCTTACACCCATTGCAGGTATGGGATTCAGATGACGAAATgaacttttcaaacaaaaatgagGCAGCAGTCCACAAATTTTAGTAGATAAATTTTCATTATTGTAACCGTCATCatcactttcttcttcttcttcatgggcTTGGGAATGATAAAGTGTAAAACTAGGTCCGTAGCGCAATTGAGGCCGTCTATCCCCATTTATTACCTTCATCATCTGTCTCTGGTGATCCTCGACAGGCGGTTGCTTCTTGCGAACGTAATAAGGTGTTTCTGAAGTCTTATCTGAAGCCATAGCCTTGGACGCTGGCAGAAACCGACCCATCATGAAATCCTTAGTCCGTGGATTCGAGTCTGGCTCATCAAATTCACTTAAGCCACTTACACTACAATTTAGGTAGGACGATTCGGTTCTTGAAAGTGTATCCAGGGCATCCAAATAGGTTTCGTCGCCATCCTCCGATTCAATCTTTTCCTTATCGTGCATCATTTCTTTCGAGCTGTCAAAACTCTCAATCTTTTTTACATTTTCATCCGAAGAAGTGAAACTTGGCATTgtattttgaatttttcctGTTTGATCGAAATCGTGGTTATCTCTTAATTTCCACCCAGGGGGAAGCTTCGGCTTTTCTGTGAGATGAGTTTTTGGgcccctctcatccttaggtCTTCCGGGGCTATGTTCCCAGCGGAAAGGAACAGTTCCCGGCTTCCCCACTAGGCCTGACTTCAACTCTGATTTGTAATGAGGAGGACATGTCATAGCAGGAAAGTAATTgtctgttttctttttctcgtCTCTCTGGGAAATCACCGCCGAAGAGATTCGTCTAACTGACAGAAGAGGTTGATTAAATTTCAATTGCTTGTCCTCCATGAGATTCTTTATCAACGTAACACCACCTTATTTCTGCACAAACAACGATCGAATTATAACAATTTCTTGAATGTATCAAAACAATAaggacaacaacaaaaataataacccAACCGGCTGATTGCTTTCAGATCGATGTTAGTCCTCACAGCTGTACATAGTGAAAGAGCAGAAGTAATTTTGGAACACTTCCATTTCTTATCAAGAAGTGACAATTGCTTTATTCCATTTTATGTAGCactctttccttattagtatctTCCGAAAAGAATGGCAAgctttctatatttgaaaacaacttAACTTATTgaacttcccattttacccttaatgacatGCTTTTATAGCCGAGGaaatgtttaagaccacaagttaagtctttctttcttatttaaACTCCATGTTTAATTAAACaccatcatataaattgaaacagaggaaaCATTTAAATTGGTTGCATGTCTTGAAAGCATTTGTTGTAAATGCATACAAAATCATGTTGGGTAAGATCTGAACAAAATGTTGTTTTAAGTTTGTCGGAAAGAAATCAGACATCACTAGTTTATGCTAGAAGAAATTCACCAAAAACTTAAACTCATCAAACGTCAAGAAGCTGGAATATTTGAAACTTATATAACGTCTTTCATTGTTCTTCCCCTCCTCATGCCGTGAAAGCTGATTAACTTTGGGCACCAGTCCTTCATTTTTAACTTACAAACTAAGATCACTTAAGTCCTCATAGATATGGATTAAAACAAAGAAATGACTTTCACTTTCCataacaaaatgaaataaagtcAACCTATTCCTGAAATTGCGATCAGTCTCGCTACCTCTTTAGTTGCCGCCCCCTAGTTGCTCATTTGCAATTTCTATCAGAAAAGCCAGAAACATTTTTCTGGAGAACTCTATAGGGAAATAGTTCAAAGTCATTTACACATTAGATCGATAGAGGTGTCTTCAGAACGATTCCATTGGCCACTAACAATAAGGTTGACCACTCTTTCTGAAGTTCTGCTTAGAAGAGGAAAGGAGGTGAAGAGAAAGATACATTTTACAAGCCTAACTATAAAACTTGAGGACACAGTTCATTGAATCAGTAAATTTAGCCTCACTTCCAAATTTTAGTAATGGTAAACACTCCACCCCTCCAAATCCCCTACCCGAGTGTTGTACTGGCCCTTACCCATTGCCAGAGGCGGAGCTAGAATTTTGAGTTTGTAGGTTCTGGATTCTAGAAAAGGTACCTTATTGGGTTCTGAATAAATTACTTATACATATTAAGTAGATTTTTAACACAAAATACAGGGTCTGAGCCGACACTACTGAGTTCTGTCGAACTGTAGCTCCGCCCTTGGTTGCTCTACATGACCTGTCGCTCGAGTTCCAAGTCATCTAGGATCAACTATATGACTCCATTGTATTTCTATTCATGTCCAATTCATTCCAAAACCAGATAATTTTGGCTTTTAtttcacattatcatataacTACAATGACATACAAATCTTAAACCAGAATACAGAGACTCTATAATTTGCATtcacaaaatcaagaaagttaaCAATGTAACCCTTGGGAATCCAAATTTTAACAATCAGATACATTTTCCTTTAATAGCTAACCAAACTCCATAATCTCCATTTCCTAAGCACAACATAACTCACAGAAGAACataaaagaaggaaattttGAGCTTTAGCAAAAGTGATTTtgctttcttgtttctttcaactgtttttgacaaaaaaagaattaccttttcattttcaagattttcaaactgacccgtttggccatgagaattttcactggccatgaaaattccaaatacagcttgtatttggaatttgaaaaacacctaaaaccctgttttcacttttttcactttcagtacattcacacaaccaaatattctttgcaaaaactataaccaaacacaactctaacttcaaaattccaaataaagtgaaaaatatttggttttcatggccaaacgcctacttagtttttcaaaaatctttcaaAAAAAGGCAGTACCTactttttttcaagaaaaagttcaaaCCAACCTTTTGAAAAAAACCCAAGCAAATTCTTACAAACTTTATTAAACTTGTCATTAAAGATTGAAACTTTGAAGAATTCTTGAAATTCAACTATGTAAGcccagaaaaataaaaagaactttCTAGCATCTAATGAAGCAGTGATAAGATACCCTCAACATAACTAAAACCCAAAAAATATCATAACAAGGAAAATATTGATAAAGATTCTTGATAAGTGCTAAAGAAAAACCACATGCAAGaacataaataaaattcaaaaaaaaaaaagggagaactAATTATAAATACCTCTAATAAATGGATGGTCTTGTTTCTTGTCCTGAAAGTGTTTTTTTCAGGCTCAATAATTGAACAAAAGTCTCATGTATTatgtaaaataaagataactatCAAAAACTCAATTTcagaaaaaagacaaaaatatcAAAGCGTGAGAAATGGGATAAAACAAGAGAGATGAGCtaagaataaattcttttttgGATTCTCAAAAATCCAATATAGCAAGTTACAAGCTTTGCTTCAATGGAAAATTCAActgttttttttaatgtttttaaaaaaccaaaGTCTTGCAAGTAACTGAGAAGAATCAATACGTTTCTTTTGACATGCACTTAGTTCAGTTATTACATTCTGATAATCTGATCACAGGTTTTAAATTATGCGATGGCATTTATTTGAGGCAAAATGTTCAAAGTTACCCTTTGTAGATtttgaaatgttcaatttaGTCCTCCTGttagttatattttttttaatccatttGTACTCTTCTGGTTACTaaattttcttgtatttctttTTGTCATTAATAAAATTCCAGCATAAAATGGGGAACTTCAAGTGtatatttttggagaaaaaagatTCAAATTTATCCCTTAATTTTTAGTTATGATTTTAAACCTCGGAGCTTCATTAGGTTTTAAGGACAAAAACGAGCTCCTAACCAATGGCAGAGCCAAGATCTTTTCTAAGAGGAGTCAAAATATAATTTACTCCTTTCAAGGGAATTCAACTGTGTGATTCCTATGGGgcaaaatatttttgaactttttttagttttttcatgttttgttggctaaaatattttagaaaatttttcCTCCAAAAAAGTTCCTTAAAAATCAGGAAATGACTTTCCCTAGTTggaataaaaaataagttttataaGTGACATTTCAAATTTATTGTCTCCTCCCCACCTCTAACGCTCCCAATCTCCCTCCGCCCCTTGATCGCCCCATCCGCCACCACCCCTGACCCCACCTCTACCCCTATGGTATTTTTCTAAGTTATATATAAATTCTctgctaattttattttttgcttacttACCAAATACACGAAAAATAAGTAAGAAGCCTACTacctaaaaaaatatttttcatcatgccaaatatatatatatatatatatatatatatatatagtatgatACGCTATAAAGGAGTGTAAATTAACTTCTCTTAAAAAATGAAAGCTTAGCCACTGCTTCTAATGTGGGGTTTTGTTAAACCGAACGTTTAATGAATGATAGAATTGCTCAAATTCAAAAAACattgcgaattgcccttctttttggggtggtctttaaattttgcctctcatatttgaaatctttaaatttttcttgtttctacaaaacccataggttccgggttcgaacccacgcgcggtcaaaattttacaaaaaattcgcaaggcgagtttaaatttcgctatgccccccaTGAGATAATacaacttgtgaaggaattcaaagttatgcggaccggcatacttatgccttatgagcggacttggcataagtatgccggagTCCGTATAACTTTGATAGTTCCTTCACAATATCTTACGGTCCGCATAAATGTTTGCCCATTAAAAATGCCCCCACCTAgcgtaactttgtgaaggaattaccaaagttatgcggacccagacatacttatgccttatgggcgcacttggcataagtatctttgggtccgtataactttaataattccttcacaagtttatgcggtCGGCAAGataaagtttgcccattaaaagtatgcccccaccgccgcataaacttgtgaagaaattatcaaagttatgcgggccCGTATACTTacgccaagtccgcccataaggcatgagtatgcggtccggcataaaatttgtaattctttaacaagaagtatgcggtccgcataCACGCGACTCAAACCTtgccttgtaattttttttttttttaatttatgcttgagcggggatTCGAACTCGAACCTCATGATTTGGCGTGAAAGCTCAAAGTTgtaatgcgaagggcaaaaattaaagaccgacGATATAAAAAGGGTATAATTTAAAGGCGAAATATgagaggcaaaatttaaagaccaccccaaaagaagggcaatccgcggaaaaaaatgaaaaatattgcAAGTAAAATAATCCTTGTCTTTATTTAAAGAGTGTGGGGTGAGGGGAGGAGAAGGGCCCTCCCAAAAGTCATCCTAGTCAATAGTCATGatagacatgcatgatttttgttcatttaaaaGTAACATATGGGGGAAGATATTTCATTTTGTGACTCACCGACCTGTGAATTGAATAATTGATGTGTTAATCATAAATGTGTTATTCTTGTGACTTTTGGGCACTTCATCATCTACATGGCTCTGTGTAATAAGTAGGGGACTAACCTTTTgaaaagaccaaaaaaaaaaggtcatctTTTTGCCCACTATAAAGGGcaaaagaattcaaaaaaatatgaattgAGTGATCAGCTAATCTCACTTTAACAGGTTATTTTTAAACATTGCATATACTTGATGAAAGTTAACAAcatttatattaaatatatttgaAAAGAGGCAAATAATAAGtcgattttttgaaaaataaaggtcATAAAACTGAAAACTCTGCTAATTTGAAAAGAGGTGATCAAGGAACCAAATTTTTTGTTCCTAGCTAACTTAAATTAGCTTATAAAAAATCagtactttaattttatttttttttcaatgtgccaaaaaattaaatatagtgCTCTTGGGGTTTTGGACATTTCAGGCTGTGTATAATAATTAGCAGGGCTGTCTCAACAAAATCGGGGGCCTCAGGCCAAACTTCATAGAGAGgccctaattttttttccttaaaaatagaaagatcatcatatataattttattcaaAGTTTACTTTTCTAGCTTTTTTAGTTGCAAACTCATTAATTACTGTTTTATAATCTATTTGTTCTAacaattctttttcaattgataatatagctAATCCATTCAATCTCTCTTGAGAcattgttgatcttagataagattttattaattttagttTTGAAAAACTTCTTTCGAGTGAGGCAACGATTCTGAGAACCGTTAACATTATTCTATAAGCAATATATGTATTTGGAAAAgaatcaagtctttttatttgatTGAGTATTTCGATTAGATCATTATCTTCTACTTGTATTATTTCTCTTAAcacttttaattcaaaaaataaatctaaaccATAAATATCGAATAACTATTATGTGCTAAAGAAAGTTCAAGGTTAAGACAATACTCTTTCAAACTCTCATCATCTAGTGATCTCAATTTTTTAGCACTAAGATTTTTCCAATCATTACTACCTTCACTAGTTAATTTACTGTTACAAGTACTAGAAGTTTTACtaaataatttacaacaaaaacaaaagactTTATCCAAATCTTTTGAGTAAACTAACCATTTTCTTTCATGTCTTTCCCCATTTGCCAATTTTTGAATATAATGTGTTGTAGAAAAATGTCTTGAGTATTTATCCTTTGAAAAATTTATGTCAGTTATTCTAATTGGTCCCTTTTCTACTAATAGATCTCTCAACTTTGTATCTATAGTATCCCATTGACTTGGATCGTATAAATTTTTAGGGATGCAATTATTTAAATCATTTAGGAGTTTTTGAGTTTCTAGAACTATATCAGATCTCTCATTAACTTcttctatattttcttcttgaatGTTATTATCATCTAACTCAACTCTATTAGTGACTTGTTCATTTGAAGAACATCCTCCTATATTTTCCGaatcaatatttttattattagttAAATACCTATCAAGTGCTCCTTTTTGGGATTTAACAAATTCTTcagcttttctctttttctctctttttgcaCAACCAGATTCATGTTTTCTAGTTTGACATATTTAAACTGAATAAATTCTAATACTAACTAaagcaaaaatatatacttatgaAATAAGAATATCAACAATGACAAATTTTCAATGAAATATAAGATAAAATTAGAACAATAAAACTTTGGTTCAAGAATTTGATAAGTTGATATAATGATATCGAAATAGTGTTGCGTTGCTTGATAATTTGAAGAAGACATCAAAAAGTAAATCTTTGATCTTTTGTAAGCACTATGTTTTGTAGTAGAATTTTTAGGACTGTAGGAGAGTTGAgaattttcaataataaaaGAGTAGAAGAATGatgaaaggaagaagaaataCATAGATATGAACAATAAAATAGTTATCCAAATAAATAAGGATACTATCAAATCTACAATTACCTAAAAAAATGTTTACATTCTCCCAATTTTAGTGCAACGTTATAATTAATCCccccaaaaaggaaagaagttatactttttccccaaaaatattcctaaaatgtgggccccactccCCTAACAAAGGAAGATGTTACTTTTTACTTTTACCTCAATATATAGAGTCAAACGTAGTACACTACACTTATTTTttaagtatatacatatatatattatatatataattactattatatataagagggaatgtgaggacttttgtagtcacaataatttcccaaatttttaaaaactttttcattagttacttttatgtcctaattttatttatttaagtcaatttttttgttttttgttttttaaagtctacttttcaaaagctatcgagcacgggacttttgtagtccttacaataattttcaattttttttaaaactttttaattaattacttttaggtcctaatcttatttatttatgtcaattttttgtttttgtttttaaagtctacttttcaaaagctatcgaacctctacctcatttttcacgttctttgattttcgattggtgctcgatatccgcatttgagcccaattaatccggaTAATTACGCCTTTGCATCGCGCCTTTATtcggggagcgcttcctccaaagatttttccatatccatgttcgaacccctaatccctaattaagagaaGAGGTACTCCATGTTcttgcacaagttaaattatgtatttgtcttaaaagttcattaactatgtatagattatttatttagaattaaataacttcggaaaattaggatacataagttataatgtcaaattcggttccaaatttgatttgaattaaataatttcatcaaaatggaagttaaaatattaaaggagtggaatgaaaattttgcttttatataactacccacttgtgggactacaatgggtatatggttgttgttgttgttattgtacacttgtactaacttaaattatatttctttagttaaaatatactttgcttttatatatcttgagtttgggcccgggcttagcacgggcctcacataactagtatatatataggaaattTACTTGTTATAGCTACTTTTACTACCTATTTAATgttaataactaccttttattaaaattaataataatagctaattaattttctaaattgCCCATTATGAATACAACGGTAACTTCCACTATCGGTTCACAAATACACATAGTAAATAAAGGGAAACGCTATCTCATCTTCCCATTTTTTGAAACGCACGTAATATACTTTAGTTTCTCTCTCCCTTTCCATtaattttagcctttttttctcaTCGAATCTATCCATTACCATCAAGCACGATTCCACTACATTTTTTGTCAAGAGATTCGTGGGTGGCTgtgtatttgtgtaagtttttcatttttttgtgtattttagtCAACTTATTGGTACTCCTTTCATTCAAGGACAGGTATTtttaatgatgaattaaatattttatcattagtttttcattcattatttTACCTTcgaattcttcttcttttttttttttaaaaaatgtacaGGCGTCTGTATGTTTACTgtgaacacctaatttttgaccgaaCATAagtttttacataatttttagcgtttaaatatttcttttaggtttagttagatattttaatttttatctcatttttttaGTAAGTTTTGCATTTAAAGATCGAAAGCTACAAAAAATAGTCACATTTTAGGGTAAGTTTTGCCCTCATttccaaagaaaagaaaatttataaaaaaatatgttttcctCTAAATTACgttttaataaataagctagtGATTGGACTACTATTTAAatgttaaatatttttattagtcTAGAATAATTAGCTAATATTGTTCttaccatatttaaaaaaaaaaaaaaaaaaaaaacggaaagAGCCAAACAAATAGAAATAGGGAACGaaattttttcctaaaataaCTAATCCAAATCCCATGAAATCATGTCTCTTCCCAAAATCTAAAAGACCTAAACTTATCCTTTCCCCATCCCTCACGTCCTCCTTCCCCTTCAAATCCTCAACAAAACCAATCTCTTAAACCCCACTCCCTTAAAATTCTCAACAAAACTTATCCTCCAATTCTCCTACTCCTTCACGTCCCTATTTTCACTAGCACACACTTGCACAAGACCCACAAACCTCACCTATATAAAAACACGCACAGAAACACCACAAGGAGGAGGGATATACATCCACAAACACAAAAATAcggagagaaaaacaaaagagagtAATTTCAGTAACAAAGAGCTTTGAGGGTTTACGAGTTCGAGATTTGGATTCCGTTC
This window harbors:
- the LOC132053329 gene encoding uncharacterized protein LOC132053329, giving the protein MEDKQLKFNQPLLSVRRISSAVISQRDEKKKTDNYFPAMTCPPHYKSELKSGLVGKPGTVPFRWEHSPGRPKDERGPKTHLTEKPKLPPGWKLRDNHDFDQTGKIQNTMPSFTSSDENVKKIESFDSSKEMMHDKEKIESEDGDETYLDALDTLSRTESSYLNCSVSGLSEFDEPDSNPRTKDFMMGRFLPASKAMASDKTSETPYYVRKKQPPVEDHQRQMMKVINGDRRPQLRYGPSFTLYHSQAHEEEEESDDDGYNNENLSTKICGLLPHFCLKSSFRHLNPIPAMGVRTRIPVSPVSRTRTGSSSTASCSGTENEQSTSDISEQRSVVGSVTTQLHEDKNDVKGRADSTYANDIYKNNTIISTNPEVKCLGLEERPSQRFHEVDVLTPVVEKTLYIDTVHKMDSSAKIVPDSEGREKTRKPIQRREGLENSCKVHPEFFPVPPPLPKSPSDSWLCRTLSTKNAPSRAYIGTVLNPTNQPSKPLPSDPKWETIVKMTKKQ